From a region of the Coffea arabica cultivar ET-39 chromosome 3e, Coffea Arabica ET-39 HiFi, whole genome shotgun sequence genome:
- the LOC140038412 gene encoding secreted RxLR effector protein 161-like produces MDQSKRGNLPMTHGISLSKNMCPRTQVETDKMHTVPYASAIGSIMYAMLCTRPDVSYALSVTSRFQANPGEGHWTAVKNILNYLRRTKDLFLIYGKGELELKGYTDTSFQSDKDDCKSQSGFIFTRNGGAVCWKSSKQDTTADSTTEAEYIAAAEAAKEAVWIKKFVTELGVIPTIVDPVTLYCDNNGAIAQAKEPRSHQRSKHVLRRFHLIREIVARNDVKIERVSTEDNIADPLTKVLSQKKHDSHVLSYGMENMENMF; encoded by the coding sequence ATGGATCAGTCTAAGAGGGGTAATTTACCTATGACTCATGGTATAAGCCTTTCTAAAAATATGTGTCCAAGGACACAAGTTGAGACTGATAAGATGCATACTGTTCCATATGCTTCAGCAATTGGATCAATTATGTATGCTATGTTATGTACAAGACCTGATGTCTCATATGCTCTGAGTGTCACAAGCAGATTTCAGGCTAATCCAGGTGAGGGTCATTGGACAGCCGTTAAGAACATTCTTAACTACTTAAGAAGGACCAAAGATTTGTTCTTAATATATGGAAAAGGTGAGTTAGAACTCAAAGGCTATACGGATACGAGTTTTCAATCAGATAAGGATGATTGTAAATCACAGTCAGGCTTCATTTTTACTCGTAATGGAGGTGCCGTCTGTTggaagagttccaaacaagacACCACAGCAGATTCTACAACAGAGGCTGAGTACATTGCGGCCGCCGAAGCAGCTAAGGAAGCAGTTTGGATCAAGAAGTTCGTAACTGAACTTGGTGTGATTCCAACCATTGTTGATCCGGTCACTTTGTACTGTGATAACAATGGGGCTATAGCTCAAGCCAAGGAACCCAGGTCTCATCAGCGATCCAAACATGTGCTTAGAAGATTTCACTTGATTAGAGAAATCGTTGCTAGGAATGATGTAAAGATAGAGAGAGTCTCCACAGAGGATAACATAGCTGATCCTCTCACTAAAGTCCTTTCTCAAAAGAAGCATGATAGTCATGTATTATCTTATGGGATGGAAAACAtggaaaatatgttttag
- the LOC140038413 gene encoding uncharacterized protein — MSNNLSLRTILTDCKLNDTNFLDWHRNVLLVLTHEKIEYVLDGPMPQEPEPNAPAAARNAYKKHKDDNREASCIMVASMTPQLQQQHMNMGAYDIVQHLKELFEQQSRTVRYDTSKELFRCKMAEGAHVAPHVLKIIGLIEKLAELGFKMDQELNVDLVLQSLPDYFS; from the coding sequence ATGAGTAACAATTTGAGCCTTCGTACCATTCTCACTGATTGCAAACTTAACGACACAAACTTTCTCGATTGGCATCGCAATGTCCTACTCGTTCTCACTcatgaaaaaattgaatatgTACTTGATGGGCCTATGCCCCAGGAACCTGAACCAAATGCTCCTGCTGCTGCTCGAAATGCTTATAAGAAACATAAGGATGATAATAGGGAAGCTTCATGTATCATGGTAGCTTCCATGACTCCTCAGCTTCAGCAACAGCACATGAACATGGGGGCGTATGATATTGTACAACACCTGAAAGAGTTGTTTGAACAACAATCAAGGACGGTTAGATATGATACCTCCAAAGAATTGTTCAGGTGCAAGATGGCAGAGGGAGCACATGTTGCTCCGCATGTCTTAAAAATAATTGGGCTAATTGAAAAATTGGCCGAATTAGGCTTTAAGATGGATCAGGAGCTGAATGTTGATTTAGTGCTCCAATCTCTGCCAGATTATTTCTCATAG